One part of the Lepeophtheirus salmonis chromosome 14, UVic_Lsal_1.4, whole genome shotgun sequence genome encodes these proteins:
- the LOC121129654 gene encoding uncharacterized protein has product MKIIALLAVAFIALVSADVPGYHEPGALYGAKPAVYNYGYAVHDDYAGTNFGASEDSDGYGNTSGEYHVQLPDGRLQTVTYHADDYNGFVADVTYSGEAHYDGPAYPHSAPAPHPAPHHPAPIVPHPAPIVPHHPAPAPHHPGPFVHHPAPIYGDYHDVPYGHHKSNVHHAGPLAHHAGHFAHHAGHLAHHAGPIAHHAGPIAHHTSPLPHHASPLAHHGFSHLDHVAAPASYGLAHAHGHHGPLGHIVAPHHGHRGAHGPHHNTGPIYGPHHNPAYGHPAPSYGYQHAPAYHY; this is encoded by the exons atgaaa ATCATTGCATTACTTGCTGTTGCTTTTATCGCATTGGTATCCGCAGATGTTCCCGGATATCACGAACCAGGAGCTCTATATGGAGCTAAACCTGCTGTTTACAACTATGGCTACGCAGTGCATGATGACTATGCTGGAACAAATTTTGGAGCTTCAGAGGACAGTGACGGCTATGGCAACACTAGTGGGGAATATCATGTTCAATTACCGGATGGTCGTCTACAAACCGTCACCTATCACGCTGACGATTACAATGGATTCGTCGCTGATGTAACTTACTCCGGAGAAGCTCACTATGATGGACCAGCCTATCCTCATTCCGCTCCTGCTCCACATCCTGCACCTCATCATCCAGCTCCCATCGTACCTCATCCAGCTCCTATTGTTCCTCATCATCCAGCACCCGCCCCTCATCATCCAGGACCCTTTGTTCACCACCCAGCTCCAATTTATGGAGATTATCACGATGTGCCTTACGGCCATCATAAATCAAATGTCCATCATGCCGGTCCTCTCGCCCATCATGCCGGTCATTTTGCCCATCATGCCGGTCATCTTGCCCATCATGCTGGCCCTATTGCCCATCATGCTGGCCCTATTGCCCATCATACCAGTCCTCTTCCCCATCATGCCAGTCCTCTCGCTCATCATGGCTTCTCTCATTTGGACCACGTGGCTGCTCCAGCTAGTTACGGATTAGCTCATGCTCATGGCCATCATGGTCCTCTTGGGCATATTGTAGCTCCTCATCATGGACACCGTGGTGCTCATGGACCTCACCACAATACTGGGCCAATCTATGGACCTCATCATAATCCCGCATATGGACATCCTGCTCCTTCCTATGGCTATCAACATGCTCCAGCctatcattattaa